In one window of Macrotis lagotis isolate mMagLag1 chromosome 5, bilby.v1.9.chrom.fasta, whole genome shotgun sequence DNA:
- the MLXIPL gene encoding carbohydrate-responsive element-binding protein isoform X3, giving the protein MREYHKWRIYYKKRLRKSSREGDLLAPKQVEGGWRPPERWCEQLFSSVVPVLLGGPEEEPGGRQLLDLDCFLSDISDTLFTMTQPGPAPLQLPPDDAYIGNADMIQPDLTPLQPSLDDFMDISDFFTNHRPPSTPVTFPEPPSYNPMADPLFSGGFLAPESPAAPPGVPLLLGSRLQTRSSCSGPLDSSAFLSPDFLLPEDPKAKPTQPLLHFPTLTKGPGLEPCPPTPFSPLAPSPLLIQDDSLYTPRFPFPNTVPPSSVSPLPTPPNFPPTHPNTGPSPSPFPLELLPSGYPEPCCGPQFAVPRPRLKSKPPTPAPRMRRPSPPTLAGGSNPCLTQLLTAAKPEQMLEVPLPSNTALRPSGSPKPRPPDFPVAFYSPPLAQAQPQPTLTPGTLAPSGSLLVPKAERLSPPAAVIGNERRLSGELPPMPGPVGLGTRISPPQPTLGRGRPDNNKTENRRITHISAEQKRRFNIKLGFDTLHGLVSTLSAQPSLKVSKATTLQKTAEYIVMLQQERAAMQEEAQHLRDQIEELNTAINLCQQQLPATGVPITHQRFDQMRDMFDDYVRARTLHNWKFWVFSILIRPLFESFNGMVSTASLHSLRQTSLAWLDQYCSLPALRPTVLSSLRQLSTSTCILTDPARVPEQAARAVTEGNLSNPS; this is encoded by the exons ATGCGAGAGTACCACAAGTGGCGAATTTATTACAAGAAGCGG CTCCGAAAATCCAGTAGGGAAGGGGACCTCTTGGCCCCCAAACAG GTGGAGGGGGGGTGGAGGCCACCAGAGCGATGGTGCGAGCAGCTCTTCTCCAGTGTGGTACCTGTGCTTTTGGGGGGCCCCGAAGAGGAGCCGGGGGGCCGACAGCTCCTGGACCTCGATTGCTTCCTGTCTGACATCTCCGACACACTCTTCACAATGACCCAGCCTGGTCCTGCTCCCCTTCAGCTGCCTCCTGATGATG CCTACATTGGCAATGCTGACATGATCCAACCAGACCTGACCCCCCTGCAGCCCAGCCTGGACGACTTCATGGATATTTCAG ATTTCTTCACCAACCACCGGCCTCCATCAACACCTGTGACCTTCCCAGAGCCCCCCAGCTATAACCCCATGGCTGACCCTCTGTTTAGTGGTGGATTCCTGGCGCCAGAATCCCCAGCTGCCCCCCCAGGGGTGCCCCTGCTCCTGGGCAGCCGCCTACAG ACCCGGAGCAGCTGCTCTGGACCCCTCGACTCATCTGCTTTCCTGAGCCCTGACTTCCTCCTGCCAGAAGACCCCAAGGCCAAACCCACCCAGCCCCTCCTCCATTTCCCTACTCTCACCAAGGGGCCGGGCCTGGAGCCCTGTCCTCCTACACCCTTCTCCCCACTGGCCCCTTCCCCTCTTCTGATACAAGATGACTCCCTTTACACACCCAGGTTTCCCTTCCCTAATACAGTCCCCCCTTCATCAGTTTCCCCACTCCCGACCCCACCAAActttccccccacccaccccaacaCTGGTCCCTCCCCATCGCCTTTCCCTCTGGAGCTCCTTCCTTCAGGATACCCAGAACCCTGCTGTGGGCCCCAATTTGCTGTACCTCGCCCACGGCTCAAAAGCAAGCCCCCAACCCCAGCCCCTCGTATGCGAAGGCCCAGTCCCCCAACCTTGGCTGGGGGATCCAACCCCTGTCTCACCCAGTTGCTCACTGCTG CCAAACCTGAGCAAATGCTGGAAGTCCCTCTCCCCTCAAATACTGCCCTCAGACCTTCTGGATCCCCG AAGCCAAGACCCCCTGACTTTCCTGTTGCCTTCTACTCCCCACCTCTGGCTCAGGCCCAGCCTCAGCCCACCCTGACCCCCGGAACACTGGCTCCTTCTGGGTCCTTATTGGTACCCAAAGCAGAGAGGCTTTCACCTCCAGCAGCTG TCATAGGGAATGAGCGGCGTCTGTCTGGGGAACTTCCTCCCATGCCTGGGCCAGTGGGGCTGGGCACGCGGATCTCTCCCCCACAGCCCACTTTGGGCAGAGGACGCCCAGACAACAACAAG ACGGAGAACCGGCGCATCACTCATATCTCGGCGGAGCAGAAGCGACGTTTCAACATTAAGCTGGGATTTGACACTCTTCACGGGCTGGTGAGCACGCTCAGTGCTCAGCCCAGCCTCAAG GTGAGCAAGGCCACGACTCTGCAGAAGACAGCAGAATACATTGTGATGCTGCAACAGGAGCGGGCGGCCATGCAGGAAGAGGCCCAGCACCTGCGGGACCAGATCGAGGAGCTCAACACGGCCATCAA CCTCTGCCAACAACAGCTGCCTGCCACAGGGGTGCCAATCACCCACCAGCGCTTCGACCAGATGAGAGACATGTTTGATGACTATGTCCGGGCTCGCACCCTACACAACTGGAAATTCTGGGTC TTCAGCATCCTTATCCGGCCTTTGTTTGAGTCCTTCAATGGGATGGTGTCTACAGCAAGTCTACACAGCTTACGCCAGACTTCACTGGCCTGGCTGGACCAATACTGCTCTCTGCCTGCCCTGCGCCCTA CGGTCCTGAGCTCCCTCCGCCAACTGAGCACATCCACCTGCATCCTGACTGATCCTGCCCGTGTCCCTGAGCAGGCTGCTCGAGCTGTCACAGAGGGCAACCTCAGTAACCCCTCCTAG